A window from Frischella perrara encodes these proteins:
- a CDS encoding tetratricopeptide repeat protein has product MKTLIDNKLEEEIISIVESGNIDRIKKDFSSALNKYNQAWKLIPEPKLDWEIARWISSCIYRVYFEMSDFSNAKNWAEISLQTSGSEIDTSRAINMGMVCYELGQYDESYKYFSEAYNLGQARAFKEIPKKYLDFYLNKKKIKNN; this is encoded by the coding sequence ATGAAAACACTTATTGATAATAAACTTGAGGAAGAAATAATATCTATAGTAGAAAGTGGCAATATAGATCGTATCAAAAAAGATTTTTCTAGTGCTTTAAATAAATATAATCAAGCTTGGAAATTAATTCCTGAACCAAAGTTAGACTGGGAAATAGCTCGTTGGATTTCTTCATGTATATATAGAGTTTATTTTGAGATGTCAGATTTTTCCAATGCTAAAAATTGGGCAGAAATATCACTACAGACAAGCGGATCTGAGATTGATACATCGCGAGCGATTAATATGGGAATGGTGTGCTATGAATTAGGTCAATACGACGAATCATACAAATATTTTAGTGAGGCATATAATTTAGGCCAAGCTCGAGCATTTAAAGAAATACCTAAAAAATATTTGGACTTTTATTTAAATAAGAAAAAGATAAAAAATAACTGA
- a CDS encoding RHS repeat-associated core domain-containing protein, with translation MGDCLAAKLGDKLEHPSKLADFISGFVKGAIYTAIAAVAVVATGLTGGAALALSVVVGLAAAAVIGDVIDNVSDAIGEFLGGTSLDGEIVTGSPNVKIKGMEAARAAGKPPLEQLAAENYAQAQDDSEPENSYLNKAEEIAEHMLKVAYFLSPMGLLDAGSSLAKGLGKSLISKSFWTSVADNLLAPTVATAMPGTTPADMDKITCEKWHYFGGDLYLAEGSRSVFINSQPACRNGDRSTCEAKISHKQSDRLVKIGGESVVVRDIKSGKDPVASLAGEIVGSLFVGLLSGGIRQAITCFGCALLSEVIGTAIGSVAGATIGEAINRATSSQYPVLFTTGAKLLAGEEDCDFELAGRIPLFWQRLYHSRNHRSGVLGVGWTLPFEITLRIEPNPQDAELDNIIYTDYSGRELGLGHLELGQYVFYVNEGFRLYRSLQNIFMLETTEGDYFIFEADPHQPNHLRLYKKQDRHENSLSYVYDAQGCLTHIHDDNHDMCIRLSYQAPEHTQVTAPLSTQDKVTYRLHAVYQQSIENKEHERLLVRYVYNDAEQLIAVYDAQDYCLRTFCYDEQSGLMSAHRYASGLTSHYRWQRQSEPDHDGGVRWTVSEQWLTDESDQTDTDTDTDTDTNTNTNTNTNTNTDKVNNARQEYCRFEYDLAAQTLILHQEGLGISYRQWDELGQITAFTDVDGSHWQFTWNDKSALTGITDAEGGQYHFSYDEYGNLEVAVNPLGEEIGTSWDTDFFVPLNRRYPNGAYVSYEYNDTGDLITFTDPKGGKTCYRYNEWGDPIEEVDALGNHTYYDYTASGQLKRFVDCSGYSHYWYYDEWGRPKLEQNAQGENTHYHYSVANRLTMIERVDGSCQQYIYNQAGLVKAVHDFDGTVTRYHYNGRGQLQERLSPDNKRLRYHYDGFGRLVALYNEKDEAYRFSYDINHQLISSTDLTGQRECYDYDRLGRVIRQYHYPHNLHFESENLQESHLNPIIYDYQYDSIGRLTRRRSPDYVTEYHYQPNQTTLTRSELYDWATAQLAGQTVSADKQQTLSFTTDELGLLIAEQNHEGLHQYSYDALGNVINHTLPDGNQLGYLYYGSGHLSQLNFKTPTAMYDIAEYERDRLHREISRRQGKLTQRITFDALGRMTNKRTAFNDLGSHALPLIDKRFDYDKVGNLIQQVNGYGNYPAQTLDSRARYSQRYEYDAAQQVVMQREYTNQQHFVYDPAGNLFNEQGDVCRANQLRQYNGYHYDYDGFGRLIKRQRPAENITQWFSYNHEHQLIEARVESLQHRSITQYQYDALGRRINKTTEHYDKYSQRYTTTGTDFSWQGMRLSGEANAQQQIRYLYNGQDYEPIARAISDRYPKTSDVHYQIEYFHTLANSLPTELTNEDGEIIWLGEYTLFGQLKHQRNRDRWYSSDKTEQNLRFAGQYYDQETGLHYNTLRYYDPNCGRFTQQDPIGLAGGINLYRYAPNTLSWIDPWGLACTPKVTRGAQKQPLSAEVTIGKADIKTGTATNPSSRAWARALGNSNDDAGHILGKVLGGSGGKDNVFPQLSSINRGGYRKFEDSVRKYIERTGNDVNLKWRFEYENGGTRPKGIVYEVFDNAKRVLVDIFEN, from the coding sequence ATGGGCGATTGTCTGGCGGCTAAGTTAGGGGATAAATTAGAGCACCCGTCAAAGCTTGCTGATTTTATTAGTGGCTTCGTTAAAGGGGCGATTTATACCGCCATTGCTGCGGTTGCAGTGGTAGCTACTGGTCTGACAGGCGGGGCGGCTTTAGCATTGTCGGTAGTCGTAGGTCTTGCTGCTGCAGCTGTGATTGGTGATGTCATTGATAATGTGAGTGATGCCATTGGGGAGTTTTTGGGAGGGACGAGTCTTGATGGGGAGATTGTTACTGGCTCCCCGAATGTCAAAATAAAAGGTATGGAAGCTGCCCGGGCAGCCGGAAAACCACCGCTTGAACAGTTAGCCGCAGAGAATTATGCACAAGCGCAAGATGATAGTGAGCCAGAAAATTCCTACCTAAATAAGGCAGAGGAAATTGCGGAGCACATGCTGAAAGTGGCTTATTTTCTTAGTCCAATGGGGTTATTAGATGCAGGATCGAGTTTAGCAAAAGGGCTTGGCAAATCACTAATATCTAAAAGTTTTTGGACAAGCGTTGCCGATAATTTATTAGCACCGACTGTTGCAACAGCGATGCCAGGAACGACACCGGCGGATATGGATAAAATCACCTGCGAAAAGTGGCATTATTTTGGTGGTGACCTTTATCTGGCGGAAGGATCCAGATCAGTCTTTATTAATAGCCAACCGGCTTGTCGTAATGGTGACCGCAGTACTTGTGAAGCGAAAATCAGTCATAAGCAATCGGATCGGTTGGTGAAGATCGGTGGAGAAAGTGTTGTTGTACGAGATATTAAAAGTGGTAAAGATCCGGTTGCAAGTTTAGCTGGGGAGATTGTAGGTTCATTATTCGTTGGTTTATTGAGTGGTGGCATACGTCAAGCAATAACATGTTTTGGTTGTGCGCTACTCTCTGAGGTTATTGGTACAGCAATTGGCTCAGTTGCCGGTGCAACTATTGGTGAGGCTATTAATCGAGCGACTTCAAGCCAATATCCGGTTCTTTTTACGACGGGGGCCAAGCTTCTTGCGGGAGAGGAAGACTGCGATTTTGAGTTAGCAGGACGAATACCGTTATTCTGGCAACGTTTATACCACAGTCGTAATCATCGCAGTGGTGTGTTAGGCGTGGGTTGGACATTACCTTTTGAGATAACACTCCGTATTGAGCCAAACCCTCAAGATGCAGAGCTTGATAATATTATCTATACTGACTATTCTGGTCGGGAGTTAGGATTAGGTCATCTTGAATTAGGGCAATATGTTTTTTATGTTAATGAAGGTTTTCGGTTATATCGTAGCTTGCAAAATATCTTTATGCTAGAGACGACGGAGGGTGATTATTTTATTTTTGAAGCCGACCCTCATCAACCAAACCATTTACGTCTGTATAAAAAACAAGACCGCCATGAAAACAGTTTAAGTTACGTTTATGATGCACAAGGGTGCTTAACGCATATTCATGATGATAATCATGATATGTGCATTCGACTAAGTTATCAGGCACCGGAACACACGCAGGTCACTGCCCCACTATCGACACAAGACAAAGTTACCTATCGATTACACGCTGTTTACCAACAAAGCATAGAAAACAAAGAGCATGAGCGATTACTGGTTCGTTATGTTTATAACGATGCCGAGCAGTTAATCGCAGTTTATGATGCACAAGATTATTGCTTAAGAACGTTTTGTTATGATGAACAAAGTGGACTGATGAGTGCGCACCGTTATGCTAGTGGGTTAACCTCACATTATCGTTGGCAAAGGCAATCGGAGCCTGACCATGATGGTGGCGTTCGTTGGACTGTATCTGAGCAATGGTTAACCGACGAAAGTGACCAGACCGATACAGATACAGATACAGATACAGATACAAATACAAATACAAATACAAATACAAATACAAATACAGATAAAGTAAATAATGCACGACAAGAGTATTGTCGTTTTGAATACGATTTAGCTGCCCAAACATTGATTTTACATCAGGAAGGGTTGGGAATATCTTACCGGCAGTGGGATGAGTTGGGTCAAATTACCGCGTTTACTGATGTCGATGGCAGTCACTGGCAATTTACTTGGAATGATAAATCAGCGCTGACTGGTATCACAGATGCTGAAGGGGGACAATACCACTTTAGTTATGATGAGTACGGTAACTTAGAGGTAGCGGTTAATCCGTTGGGTGAAGAAATAGGTACCTCATGGGATACTGATTTTTTTGTTCCATTAAATCGTCGTTATCCTAATGGGGCATATGTTAGTTATGAGTACAATGACACCGGTGACCTGATTACGTTTACCGACCCGAAAGGAGGGAAAACGTGTTACCGTTACAATGAATGGGGCGACCCTATTGAAGAAGTGGATGCACTGGGTAATCATACTTACTACGACTATACAGCAAGCGGTCAGCTTAAGCGATTTGTTGACTGCTCGGGTTACAGCCATTATTGGTATTATGATGAATGGGGACGCCCGAAATTAGAGCAAAATGCACAAGGTGAGAATACACATTACCACTATTCAGTGGCCAATCGTCTCACCATGATTGAGCGGGTGGATGGCAGTTGTCAACAGTACATTTATAATCAAGCTGGCTTAGTGAAAGCGGTACACGATTTTGATGGCACGGTGACTAGGTATCATTATAACGGACGCGGACAGTTACAAGAAAGATTATCGCCTGATAATAAACGCCTTCGCTACCATTATGACGGATTTGGGCGTTTGGTGGCACTGTACAATGAGAAGGATGAAGCATACCGTTTTAGTTATGATATCAACCATCAGTTAATTAGTTCAACTGACTTAACGGGACAACGTGAATGTTATGATTATGACCGATTAGGACGGGTAATTCGCCAATATCATTATCCACACAATCTGCATTTTGAGTCTGAAAACCTTCAGGAATCACACCTTAATCCAATTATCTATGATTACCAGTATGACAGTATAGGACGACTAACTCGTCGTCGTAGTCCAGATTATGTCACTGAATATCACTACCAACCGAATCAGACCACGCTAACACGCAGTGAATTATACGATTGGGCTACTGCACAATTAGCGGGGCAAACGGTCAGTGCCGATAAACAGCAGACCCTAAGCTTTACCACTGACGAATTAGGATTACTCATCGCAGAACAAAATCATGAAGGTTTACACCAATACAGCTATGATGCATTAGGTAATGTAATCAATCACACCTTACCGGATGGTAATCAGTTAGGATACCTGTATTATGGCTCGGGTCATTTAAGTCAATTGAACTTTAAGACGCCGACAGCCATGTATGATATTGCAGAGTATGAGCGAGACCGGTTACATCGTGAGATTAGTCGTCGACAAGGTAAACTGACCCAGCGCATCACGTTTGATGCTTTGGGACGAATGACCAATAAACGCACGGCATTTAATGATTTAGGTAGTCATGCATTACCGCTAATAGACAAACGCTTTGACTATGACAAAGTAGGGAATTTAATACAACAAGTTAACGGTTACGGTAACTATCCGGCACAGACGCTAGATAGTAGAGCCCGTTACAGTCAACGTTATGAGTATGATGCAGCACAACAAGTGGTGATGCAGCGTGAATATACAAACCAGCAGCATTTTGTATATGACCCGGCAGGTAATTTATTCAATGAGCAAGGCGACGTGTGCCGGGCGAATCAGTTGCGACAATACAATGGTTACCACTACGATTATGATGGTTTTGGTCGACTGATTAAACGGCAACGACCGGCTGAAAATATCACGCAGTGGTTCAGTTATAACCATGAACATCAACTTATAGAAGCGAGGGTTGAGAGTTTACAGCACCGCTCAATCACCCAATACCAATATGATGCGCTAGGTCGACGAATTAATAAGACGACGGAGCATTACGATAAATATAGTCAGCGATATACCACAACAGGCACCGATTTTAGTTGGCAGGGGATGCGGTTAAGTGGTGAAGCCAATGCACAACAACAAATTCGCTATCTTTATAATGGACAAGATTATGAGCCAATTGCCAGAGCGATAAGTGACCGTTACCCTAAGACATCAGATGTGCACTACCAGATTGAGTATTTTCATACGTTAGCTAACAGCTTACCGACGGAGCTAACCAATGAGGACGGTGAAATAATTTGGTTAGGGGAATATACGTTATTTGGGCAATTGAAACACCAACGCAACCGAGACCGGTGGTATAGTTCAGATAAGACAGAGCAAAACTTGCGTTTTGCGGGGCAATATTATGACCAAGAAACGGGTTTACATTACAACACATTGCGTTATTATGACCCCAACTGCGGACGATTTACCCAACAAGACCCGATTGGACTAGCGGGCGGGATTAATCTTTACCGGTATGCGCCTAATACACTCTCTTGGATTGACCCGTGGGGGTTAGCATGTACACCTAAAGTTACAAGAGGCGCTCAGAAACAACCGTTGTCAGCAGAAGTTACTATAGGTAAAGCAGATATTAAAACAGGAACAGCAACGAATCCATCATCACGGGCTTGGGCGAGAGCGTTAGGTAATTCAAATGATGATGCAGGACATATCTTAGGCAAGGTTCTAGGTGGATCAGGTGGTAAAGATAATGTATTTCCTCAATTATCAAGTATTAATCGAGGCGGGTATCGAAAATTTGAGGATTCGGTTAGAAAATATATTGAACGTACAGGAAATGATGTAAATCTTAAATGGCGTTTTGAGTATGAAAATGGTGGAACTCGCCCAAAAGGAATAGTCTATGAAGTATTTGATAATGCTAAACGAGTTCTTGTTGATATTTTTGAAAATTAG
- a CDS encoding RHS repeat protein, with translation MQWFSYNHEHQLIEARVESLQHRSITRYQYDALGRRINKTTEHYDKYSQRSPIMVNEFFLIFLKIRKSK, from the coding sequence ATGCAGTGGTTCAGTTATAACCATGAACATCAACTTATAGAAGCGAGGGTTGAGAGTTTACAACACCGCTCAATCACCCGATACCAATATGATGCGCTGGGTCGACGAATTAATAAGACGACGGAGCATTACGATAAATATAGTCAGCGATCACCGATAATGGTAAACGAGTTCTTTTTGATATTTTTAAAAATTAGGAAAAGTAAATGA
- a CDS encoding NTF2 fold immunity protein gives MNSTEQALKVLKLFLTEMKTWEDYWFELRYANPGINYKKDQKQELDAIYEKYVTVRERKLGRQAALSTQNPSTFTPDGEIISCELSANNKKIVIEIHKKFDTGVEYEYRYTLIFKNKEWRVDRREMLDYDGRWIKDTL, from the coding sequence ATGAATTCTACAGAGCAAGCTTTAAAAGTATTAAAACTTTTTTTAACAGAAATGAAGACATGGGAAGATTATTGGTTTGAGTTGAGATATGCGAATCCGGGAATTAATTATAAAAAAGATCAAAAACAAGAACTTGATGCCATTTATGAAAAATATGTAACGGTTAGAGAAAGAAAACTAGGAAGGCAGGCTGCTTTATCTACACAGAATCCATCAACATTTACTCCTGATGGTGAAATCATTAGTTGTGAATTAAGTGCTAATAATAAAAAAATAGTAATTGAGATTCATAAAAAATTTGATACGGGAGTTGAATACGAATATCGATATACGCTAATTTTTAAAAATAAGGAATGGCGTGTGGATAGAAGAGAGATGCTTGATTATGACGGTAGATGGATCAAGGATACTTTATAA
- a CDS encoding serine hydrolase domain-containing protein → MANNFSTSIRQAINEVNQYAVDKKHIVGSVVIVAKEGEIIYQQASGHADQEHKKTMRVDSQFLLSSVTKPIVSAAILCLVEKGILNLNSPVTDYLPNFTPKLENGQQPVITLHHLLTHSAGLKYRFYEPNGEGIYNTLQISDGFDEIAIDLNENLDRLSKAPLLFSPGTNWCYSLALDVLGGVLMAVTQQSLEEIIKTTITKPLNMTNTGFTLSDNNQLVTHYYDALPTPLPMPSPYFMHLDESWNSGIISYDPKRIFNPKAYHSGGAGMVGNAPDFMRFLLSLTSSKNVLSPNKLIDKMAKCYISSEHSTQGPGWGFGYGGAVLDNPIKAQTPQGKGTIQWGGVYGHNWFYDPQQALAVVIFTNTAIEGMSGLYPVKVRDAIYHCF, encoded by the coding sequence ATGGCTAATAATTTTTCTACCAGCATTAGGCAAGCTATTAATGAAGTAAATCAATATGCAGTCGATAAAAAACATATTGTTGGCTCCGTTGTTATCGTTGCGAAAGAGGGAGAAATAATCTACCAACAAGCATCAGGTCATGCTGATCAAGAGCATAAGAAAACTATGCGGGTTGACTCACAATTTCTATTATCTTCTGTAACAAAGCCGATAGTCAGTGCTGCCATATTATGTTTAGTGGAAAAAGGAATACTTAACTTGAATTCGCCGGTTACTGATTACCTTCCTAATTTCACCCCAAAATTAGAAAATGGTCAGCAACCTGTTATTACTTTGCATCACTTATTAACCCATAGTGCAGGGTTGAAATATCGTTTTTACGAACCTAATGGTGAAGGCATTTATAATACGTTACAAATTTCAGACGGCTTTGATGAAATAGCTATTGATTTAAATGAAAATCTGGATCGATTATCCAAAGCTCCTCTGCTTTTTTCACCCGGTACAAATTGGTGTTACTCATTAGCGTTAGATGTGTTAGGTGGGGTATTAATGGCCGTTACTCAACAATCATTAGAGGAAATAATAAAAACAACCATAACAAAACCTTTAAACATGACAAATACCGGTTTTACATTATCAGACAATAACCAATTGGTTACTCACTATTATGATGCTTTGCCCACACCATTACCCATGCCAAGTCCTTATTTTATGCATTTAGATGAATCATGGAATAGTGGGATTATAAGCTATGATCCTAAACGTATATTCAATCCTAAAGCCTATCATTCCGGTGGAGCTGGCATGGTCGGTAATGCACCTGATTTTATGCGATTTCTTTTATCACTGACTTCTTCAAAGAATGTTCTAAGTCCCAATAAATTAATAGATAAAATGGCAAAATGTTATATAAGTAGTGAACATAGTACTCAAGGTCCCGGATGGGGGTTTGGTTATGGCGGTGCGGTACTTGATAACCCAATAAAAGCACAAACACCTCAAGGTAAAGGAACAATACAATGGGGGGGTGTATATGGTCATAATTGGTTTTATGACCCTCAGCAAGCATTAGCTGTGGTCATTTTTACAAATACAGCAATAGAAGGTATGTCTGGACTCTACCCTGTAAAAGTTAGAGATGCTATTTATCATTGTTTTTAA
- a CDS encoding type VI secretion system Vgr family protein, with amino-acid sequence MKTGLYFSVTIGDLPKDTFDVVEFTLQEGLSTLFTLSLTLSSKDSNIDLQAQLLQKVQLVVYSNGQVERTVNALVEKAERGDSGFKRTFYTITARPALWQLTLTKDSRIYHFKSVPDIIDEILQDYNIVVDKQLMDPHPVREYTTMKRESYFQFIARLAAEEGIAFWFEENQLFYSDSHLGMTGGLSLIYNPHPQIATFLPTISALKFGCAMRPTEAKTKDYRYSHPDVMMDAKSKTDKPLPSFEIFDSYGRYDDEQMAQQLSQYRLQALQSDSEQGQAASNYFQLMPGKIFSISEHPSQSMNQSWQIVTITHHGYLPQSLDNESDDRPATLTNEFTFIPGKNDWRPPFIHKPQADGDEVAVVVGPAGEEIHVNEHGAVKIHFHWNRYDAADERASCWVRVLQNWNGDGFGFLSIPRIGQEVLVGYINGDIDRPIIMGTTYNGNNRPPLDLPSAKTQMSIKSKTHKGEGFNELRFEDENGKQELFMHAQKDMNTVVLNDRSTVVMANHTENVAANQIMTVGENRIIEVGENQDSTILANRILSVQGDSKTLVGGACDIQVKDVVYISSATAIRLDCGQSVIEMDSGGNIKLHCNNFHIFAKNRGDVIGQSIVEINGDGAQAVVNEEDVAANIEASLESTFPK; translated from the coding sequence ATGAAAACTGGGTTATATTTTTCTGTAACAATTGGTGATTTACCCAAGGATACATTTGATGTAGTTGAGTTTACCCTACAGGAAGGATTGTCAACATTATTCACGTTAAGCTTAACTTTGTCGAGTAAAGATAGCAATATTGATTTACAGGCGCAATTACTCCAGAAAGTGCAACTGGTGGTGTACAGCAATGGTCAAGTTGAACGGACGGTTAATGCACTGGTAGAGAAGGCAGAGCGAGGCGACAGCGGATTTAAACGTACCTTTTACACTATTACAGCGCGCCCGGCACTATGGCAATTAACGCTGACAAAAGACAGCCGAATTTACCACTTTAAGAGTGTTCCCGACATTATTGATGAAATTCTTCAGGATTATAATATTGTTGTTGATAAACAATTGATGGACCCTCACCCGGTCAGGGAATACACGACGATGAAACGTGAATCCTATTTTCAATTTATTGCTCGGCTGGCAGCTGAAGAAGGGATAGCGTTTTGGTTTGAGGAAAATCAATTATTTTACAGCGATAGTCATTTAGGGATGACAGGAGGATTATCACTTATCTATAACCCTCACCCGCAAATTGCCACCTTTCTGCCGACGATTAGCGCTTTAAAATTTGGTTGTGCTATGCGACCGACGGAAGCTAAGACTAAGGATTATCGTTACAGTCATCCTGATGTGATGATGGATGCGAAGAGTAAGACAGATAAACCGTTACCTAGCTTTGAAATTTTTGACAGTTACGGACGTTACGATGATGAACAGATGGCACAGCAGCTAAGTCAATATCGTTTACAAGCATTACAATCTGACAGTGAGCAAGGTCAGGCGGCAAGTAATTATTTTCAATTAATGCCGGGAAAGATTTTCAGCATTAGCGAACATCCATCCCAGTCAATGAATCAATCATGGCAGATTGTCACTATTACTCATCATGGTTATTTACCGCAGTCGCTGGATAATGAGAGTGATGACCGTCCGGCGACATTAACCAATGAATTTACCTTTATTCCCGGCAAGAATGACTGGCGCCCACCGTTTATTCACAAACCACAAGCTGACGGTGATGAAGTTGCGGTGGTTGTTGGACCAGCGGGTGAAGAAATTCATGTAAATGAACATGGTGCGGTGAAAATCCATTTTCATTGGAATCGTTATGATGCAGCGGATGAACGGGCTTCTTGTTGGGTACGGGTATTACAAAACTGGAACGGTGATGGTTTTGGTTTCCTGTCGATTCCACGTATTGGTCAGGAAGTCTTGGTAGGTTATATCAATGGGGATATTGACCGACCGATTATTATGGGCACCACCTACAATGGTAATAATCGCCCACCTCTGGATTTACCTTCAGCTAAAACGCAAATGTCTATTAAATCGAAAACACACAAAGGTGAAGGATTTAATGAATTACGTTTTGAAGATGAGAATGGCAAACAAGAATTATTTATGCATGCGCAAAAAGACATGAACACGGTTGTGCTTAATGACCGCTCAACGGTGGTAATGGCAAACCATACTGAGAATGTGGCGGCGAATCAAATTATGACTGTTGGTGAAAATCGCATTATTGAGGTAGGAGAAAATCAGGATTCAACCATTTTAGCCAATCGTATCCTCTCTGTTCAGGGTGATTCTAAGACCTTAGTGGGAGGGGCATGTGATATTCAGGTTAAAGATGTGGTTTACATATCGTCAGCGACTGCTATCCGGCTTGACTGTGGACAATCGGTGATTGAAATGGACAGTGGTGGCAATATTAAACTGCATTGTAATAATTTTCATATTTTTGCCAAAAATAGAGGTGATGTAATTGGGCAATCCATTGTTGAAATTAATGGTGATGGAGCACAAGCCGTAGTTAACGAAGAAGATGTTGCAGCAAATATTGAGGCGAGTCTTGAAAGCACATTCCCTAAATAG
- a CDS encoding DcrB-related protein, translated as MNQQAQLYTYQFNEGQLILPEAYQDDSVQILKLPHKQANLIITRTILKAQQTEDSYFKQQIALLKKEMRHLIVGDRVMTTLGGEKAIEAKQVQIQFENKGVVLYQFLLTTVRPDSSHLLVLTYSQPRPLTEADNQCWQAIKDSFIPA; from the coding sequence ATGAATCAGCAGGCACAACTATACACCTATCAATTTAATGAGGGGCAACTGATATTGCCGGAGGCTTATCAGGATGACTCGGTTCAAATATTAAAACTACCACATAAGCAAGCTAATCTTATTATTACTCGTACGATATTAAAAGCGCAACAAACAGAGGACAGTTATTTTAAGCAACAAATTGCCTTGTTAAAAAAAGAGATGCGTCACTTAATAGTGGGAGACCGAGTGATGACAACTTTGGGAGGCGAAAAGGCGATTGAGGCTAAACAGGTACAGATACAGTTTGAAAATAAAGGGGTTGTGTTATATCAGTTTTTACTGACAACGGTGCGCCCCGACTCATCACACTTGTTAGTACTGACCTATTCGCAACCCAGACCATTGACAGAGGCAGATAATCAATGCTGGCAGGCGATTAAAGACTCATTTATTCCAGCTTAG
- a CDS encoding NTF2 fold immunity protein, whose amino-acid sequence MNSTEQALKVLKLFLTEMNKWESYWYQVQYENLEVDYTEELKKEIDAIYEKYVTVRERKLGKQVALSTRFPSTFTPDGEIISCELSANNKKIVIEVHKKFDTGVVYEYRYTLIFKNKEWRVDRREMLDYDGRWIKDTL is encoded by the coding sequence ATGAATTCTACAGAGCAAGCATTAAAAGTATTAAAACTATTTTTAACAGAAATGAATAAATGGGAAAGCTATTGGTATCAGGTACAGTATGAAAATCTAGAAGTTGATTATACAGAAGAACTAAAAAAAGAAATTGATGCCATTTATGAAAAATATGTAACGGTTAGAGAAAGAAAACTAGGAAAGCAGGTTGCTTTATCTACACGTTTTCCATCGACATTTACTCCTGATGGTGAAATCATTAGTTGTGAATTAAGTGCTAATAATAAAAAAATAGTAATTGAGGTTCATAAAAAATTTGATACCGGAGTTGTATACGAATATCGATATACGTTAATTTTTAAAAATAAGGAATGGCGTGTGGATAGAAGAGAAATGCTTGATTATGACGGTAGATGGATCAAGGATACTTTATAA
- a CDS encoding GH-E family nuclease, producing the protein MGKTPGKKSATSRKVIERLRSQKLVTGHGDDMRFKSPTDGKWYDINEADMAHITDAVKWWNRKGRYYGAKSKTVREFMLNEENYILEHYKYNRSQGAKLPDRYKSPVDLIKSLIKPEKL; encoded by the coding sequence ATGGGAAAGACTCCTGGTAAAAAAAGTGCAACAAGCCGAAAAGTTATAGAGCGATTGCGTAGCCAAAAACTTGTTACAGGTCACGGTGATGATATGAGGTTTAAAAGTCCAACTGATGGTAAATGGTATGATATTAATGAAGCAGATATGGCTCATATAACTGATGCGGTTAAATGGTGGAATCGAAAAGGTAGATATTACGGGGCTAAATCTAAGACAGTTAGAGAGTTTATGCTAAATGAAGAAAACTATATATTAGAGCATTATAAGTATAACCGTTCTCAAGGGGCGAAATTACCAGATAGATATAAGAGCCCTGTGGATCTTATCAAATCACTGATAAAACCAGAAAAATTATGA